The window TCATACACGCGCAGTCCGTCCTCGCCGTTGGCGGTGTAGAGATACTCGCCGCGCAACTGCAGGCTGCGGATATTGGTGCCGCCGTGCTCGTATGCAGTTGCCAGTTCCTTGCCGTTCTGCAGGTGCCGTTGATAGTCGTCGGGATAGGCGAGCTTCTGCAAATAGCTGCCGATCACCGCCTGGGGCTCGTCATCTTCCGTCACTTTCACTGCGGCCAGGCCGTGCGGCCCGAGGCCGGCGTAAACGTATTTGCCCATGAAATTGACGGTGTTGGTGCCCTGCAACAACACCTGCGCCAGCCAGGCGTTGTTGTCATTCTGCTCGGAAAGATGGCAGTCCGTGCAGGTGCGGGTTTCGGTGGTGCGCACGGTGTGCGGAAAATGGGGATTGAACGCCTGGCTGCTGTAACCCGGCGCGGAAATCGGCACTTGTTGATTGTAAATCTGCTCGCGACTGGCATTGCGCGAGCTGAGCATCACCGCGCTGGAGGAACGCGCCGGCGCATACTTGTTGCCTTTGGTCGTCGCGTTGCGGCACAGCATGAAGGCGTCGTCGCGCAACACCTGCGGGTTGTAGGTCGTCCAGTTGCGCGATTCTCCGCCTTCGAAGTGATTCATCGCTTTTTTCCAGTTCGCCTGCTGCGGCAGATGGCAGCCGAAGCAATTCGTCACCCACGAGCTGTGGCAGGTGTAGCATTCCATCTTTTGCGGGCCGTGCGCCAGTTGCGACTCGCTCATCGGCCGCGCCCAGGTCACACCGCCGGTGGCCACCAGCTTGGCCGCAGCCGCCTTGGCATTGTAATGCTTGCTCGCGGGATCGACGATGTCCGCCACCTGGGGAATCTCCCATTGCAGGGAATCGTGCACCATCGAGCGTTGGAAAACGCGATCGCCGCGCTTGATGAAGCGGCGTTCGCCGAAGGGCGTCAACCGGTCGAGCAGTGCAGTGCCGCCGGCCGGCGCCGCCAATCCTGAAGTCAGCAGCGTGGCCCGCTGCGTCACCGTGCCGTGGCAATCGACGCATTGGATCTCGATCGCGTTGTGAAACTCGCCGTAGAGCTTGCCGTTGCCGTGATTGTCCTGGGTGGTGTGGCAATCGACGCAGTGCATGCCCTTCTCCGCGTGAATGTCTTTGAGGTGCACGGCTTTCTGCGCGGTGCGGCATGCTTCATCGCAATAGGCCTTGCTGCCGTCGGCGAGCGGGACGACGCCGTGAAATTTGTGCGGCGCGTCGGGTGGAATCGCTGCGCCGTTCTGATCCAGCAGGTTGCCGCGCCGGTCGCGCTTGAACACCGCGCGAAAGATCCAGCCGTGGCCGTGATAGTCCGCCAATTGCGTGGTCTTGAGCTTGGGATTCAGCCGCGTGACCGTGCGCAGAAAATCCGGATCGCCCCAGTTGCCGCGCAACACCGCCTCCTCGGGATTGGCGGCGAGCAGCTTGAAAGCCTCCTCGGAGGAAAGCTGCTGCTGTTGCTTGGGATACATGAACTGGCCGTCGCTCTCGTAATCCCACATTTGAAATCCGAGAAACGTATTCATGAAGCCATTGGGCTGATGCATGTGACACACCATGCACTGGCTGGTGGGAATCGCGCGCGTGAATTGGTGACGAATCGGATGTCCGGATTCCCGCTGGGAGATGGTGGTATCGGCGGTTTGCGAGTAGCCGCGATTGCCGAACTTCGCATAAGGCCCCGCGTGCACCGGCGAACGATCATTGGCATACACCACATGGCAGGCAGAGCAGCCGCTCGAGCGATAGTCGCCGGGATGATCGTTGGTACCCAGAAACGAAAGATGCGGATCGTTCAGCCGGGTTTTGTGAATGTTGAGCAGCGGCGAGCTGATCAGCAACTGCGTTCCCAAGCCGCGATCGCTGAGCTTGTTGTCGGGTTTGCCCGGTTCTTCCAGCGGGTTGGGCAGGCCAATGTCCGAGGGATTGATGCGCGGCACGCGGCCGCCGCGTTCGAAGCTGCGGAAGTTGTCGCCCGGCTGGGAAATCTCCCAGCGCGGCAGGGGCAGGAGAAAGGGCAGCACGCCTTTTTGCAGCTCTTCCGGCGTGGGCGGCGGCACGGTGTTGAGGCGTTGCGGCTCGCCTGCGCGGCTGTAACTTTCTCCGAGCAGGTAGTTCTTGGCGGAGAGAATGCCGTTGTTGTAAGCCGCGCCGCCCCACAACAGCGCGGAGTGCGTCATCATGCTTTTCTTGACGCGCAACACTTCCTGGGCATGGCAGCCGCCGCAGGCCTCCTGCGCCACCCGCAAATCGCTGGGATTGACAAAGCGGATGAATTCCGGCTTCTCCTCGTTGAGCAGAGTGTAAGAACGCTCCGGATTGGCCGAGCTTGGCCATTGGTCTGGATGGCGCGGCTGCACGTGCGCCTTTTTGAGTGTCGTGGCTTCGGCATCGCCGCCGTGGCAATCGGTGCAGCCGATCTTGATGGCAGTATTGCGGTGCATTGGCTCGATGCCACGGTGGCAGGTCAGGCAGCCTCTGCTTTTGCGATCTGCCTGGCGCTGCGTCTGTTTCATCAGATCGGTTTGGGCAAATGCCGTGGCCGCCGTCAACAGGCAGGCCAGAAGGTATGGCCGTATTCTCATGTCCTCTGTTCAGTAGGTGAAAACCAGCGAGGCAAACACCGAGTACAGCATCTGCGGTGACTGATAAATGTCGATGAATCCGCCGAAGGGCCGGAGCGCGGTTGCCGAAATGGTGATGATAGCATTATTGTTCAAAAAAGGTCGATAGATGAAACCCAGGCCAAAATCCAGCCCGATGTCATTGCGAATTGTGGATTGATTCAAAAACTGCTGCAATGGCGCGGTGGTGGCAAAGCGCAGATAGTTGGCATTCAACACGCTGCGCAGCTTGGGCGTCCATTCCGCCTCCCAGGCAAGATTGAACAGCAGCAAGCCGGGATTGACGAAATTGGGCTGCCCCTGCGTCTTGCTGCTGCGCAGATTGGGCAGGAGACTCTGACGATTCACCAAATTCACGCCCAACAGGCGAATGCCTTGCAGATTCCAGAAACTGAACGGCCCGCCGGCAAAGAATGGCTGATCGACAATGGCATCGAAGCCGCGGCCAACGCCGTCAAATGGCTTGGCATCTCCGGAGGAATAGAACACCGAGGCTTTGTAGCGTTTCCAATCTTGATCAATTGAAAGTTCCAACGCTGCCATTTGTGCATTGATGCGCACGCGCCGGCCGGCAAGTTGATTCCGGCTGTCACTGCCTACCACTTGATAGAAAGCATGGTTGATATTCCAGCGGCCGAGATGGCCGTCGCCCGTCCAGCCGAGATAAAAAGCACGCACCGTGTGCGGCGTTGCCGTGCCGATCAGTGCCGGCCGTGTGGGAAAGCCGTTGGTATCAACGTAGATGCTGGCGCGATCGACGTTGTAATGCAGGCTCCATTGCGCGGTGTAACCGAGGGTGAGAAAGTCCTGGCGGTACAAATTCACCAAATAGACCTGTTGATTGCGATCATCGAAAACGGTATTGAGCTCGCTGTTGGTGTCCTTTTCCAACTGATAAAAATAGGCGAGGTTGTATTGATAGTGATTTGAATGAAAATTGCCGAACAAACGGCCGCCGAGATTGAAGTCACTGAAGACAAAGCCGCGAAAGTCGCTGAACATACGCTGAATGCCGGCTTTGAATGAAATGAAATCATAGCGGTCGCTGAGATTGAGCAAATGCTTTTCCAGCGACAATTCCTGCAAAGCGAGCTGCCGGTCGCTGCGATCAGTGCGGTTGCGCGGGCTGATGCGGGCGACATTGCTTTCCCGCAAATCGAGGTAGTTGAAATTGAACGCCGGCGTCACGCGCAGCTCCCAATCGCGCGGCCGGAAGGCGGTGTCGCCGTGATAAAGATCGAAGGTCAGTCGCAACGTCTCGCTGGCGAGCGTGCGGTCGCCGGCGCCGAAGAAATTCTGGCTCTGCGCATTGGCGGTGCTCACGCCGCTGGGCGTCGGCAGCCGCGCGGCCTCGATGAAATTGTCGGCGCTGGCGGTGAAAATCAAAAACGTGTTTTGCCCGAACAGCGGCCGATCACCCTTGAGCTTGTTTTGATTGTAGGGATCATACCACCGGCCCTTGACATTGAGTTCATAGGGCGGCGGTTTGATGCTCTGCCAGCGGTCGGTTACCGGCTCAAAATCTTTCGGCATTGCTGCCGGTTTGGCAGGCAGGGCAGGGCGGCGGGTTGCAGTGGACCGGCGCGGCCGCGTTTCCACCACTTTGCGCGCCCGGACTTGGGAGGAGTCCCGCAGCGCGCGCCGCTGCGCCCACGCCTCATTCCTCGCAGCATCGAGCCAGCCCAGGCCCACCATCACCAACATAACGAACAGCAAACTCTGCTTGCACTCTCTCATGTCACACTCACGGCAATTCCGGCTGGCGGGGAAATTTGAGGTAAGGCAGCTTGACATTGCGATAGGCGTATTGATCGGTGCGGAGGGCCGGCGGTGCCTCGAAGCCCAGCGCGCCGCCGGCTGCGATGTAATCGTCCTGATCGACGCCATCGCCGCTGACGCCGAGGCCGCCCGCGAGCTGGCCGTTTTTGTAAAGCGGAATGCCGCCGGGAAAAATCTGAATGCCGTTGACGAACGGCGACCGGACCGGCATGGTCTGCTGCAACGTGAAGTCAAACTGCGCATCGACGTTTTGGTAGAACGGGCCGCTTTCCACCGGCTGGGTTTGCGGTTGCGCGCCGAGATCGATGCCCGGCGGAAAGTAGCGCTGGCTGAGAAATCCGAAGGCGCGCGTGCTCACCGCCAGCGGCGCGCCGGCGGGCAAGCCCAGCAGCGTACGCATCTGCTGACCGAGGGTATCATTGGGATCGCTGAACGCCACGGCTGAGCGCGCCTTTTGCGCGGCCACGTCGAAGCTGAACATGGTGGCATCCGCCATGCGCCAGATGCCGAGCAGCGTGCCGTCGACATCCGACACTGCGACCACGACGCGCGCCGCGCTGCCCAACGGCCGGCGAATCGCCGCGCGCGTGCGATTGGCGCGCGCCACCGCCTGGTTGATAATCTGACGCACCTCGCCGGCGGTCAACACGCTGCCGCCTTTGATGCGATAGTCATGCGCGGCATCCAGCATCACCTCGCCTTCCATCGGCATACTAGGCGGCGGCGTCGGCCGTATCGGAAAACCGGGATCGACCGTGCCGCGCGCCGCCAGGCTGTCGAAAGTCAGACTGAAATTGAAGGCCGGCGGCTGGGTGTTGGCGTAGAGCAGTTGGATGCCGTCGAGCATGATGGTGTCCCCGCGCTTGTCGCTGGAAACTTCATAGCCGCGCACGGCGGCCAGCGCAATGATCTCGTCCCGGCTGACGCCCTGGCAATAATTGAACATGGTGTTGAGCAGGTTGCCGGCGACCGCGGGATTGACATTGGCGGCCACGAACGTATCCGAGCCGCCGCTGATGCCCAAGCCGCCGGCGAGCGCACCGTTTTTGAAAATCGGCACGCCGCCGGAAATGCTGGTCAAGCCCGGAATGTTGCGCGGGTTGGGTTGCGGCGGCCCGAGCGGCGGCAGCGGTGCACCGTTGGGCTGCACATCACCGGTGGCAAGCTGGGAGAACGGCACGCCGAACAGCGGCCCGGCCGCGGTGTTACTGGCGGCCGGCGGGAAATGACCGCGCGTGATGAAGCAGGCGGTGAGGGTGGTGAAGCCGTGTTGATTGCTGCTCAAATAGGCGGCGGTGCGCGCTTTGGCGATCTCGCCGAGCAGCGCCTGCGCCGCCGGTGCCGCCTGTCCCGCGCCATTCATGTGAAAGACGCCCAGCACGTTGCCTTCACGGTCGACCACCGCGACGTTGATCTTCTCATTCATTTGCCCGGCCACTGCGACCGCTTGCGCCATCAACCGCTGTACGTCCGTTTCCGTCAACGCGGGGGGCTGCGCCGGCAGGGTTGCCTGCATCGGCATGCTGCGCGGACTGCAGCCGTTGAGCGCCAGGACGAACGTGTACAGCGCAAAGAAGAAAAAGAGGACGAACAGGCACCTGGCCTGCCAGCTTGCACCACCCTCACGGCGAAGCTTGTTTTGCCTGATCAAGGATGACATGCGGCGTGTTGCTCCTGCGATGGTTTGAATGAAAAACACTTTCCTGGCGGCACGGCTTGATCAACGCCCACCGGCGTCCGGCAGGCGTGAGTTGGCGGCGGACACAGCGGACAACAGGCGGGCAGCCACCGTGCCGAAGCGGAGCGCGGCCGGCAGTGCCACCTCCGTTTCGCGCGCGATGGCCTCCCGGCCCACAAAGGTGTGATTGCGGCTGTCCAAATCACGCACGCTGACGGTGTTGGATTTCACGATCAGCACGGCGTGACGGCGGGAAATGGAGGGATCATCGATGCAGACGGTGCAATCGGGCGCGCGGCCCACGAGATTCTCACCGGCGGCCAGCGGGAAGTTTTGCACTTCGCCGCCGGCTTTCTGCACTTCCAGCAACAGAGCCGTGCGACCGGCCGCGACGGGCGCTTCGACTCTCGTTTTCTCCGGCGCGGCGGCCGCGAACGGCAGTTCGCCGAGCGTCACCGGCACTGCTTCGATCAGGGTGCGGCCAATGCTCGAGCGGCGGCGCCGTTTGGTGGTTTTACCTTTGGCGAATGCCGGTCTTGACGGCGCGGGCGAAGAGGGCTTCTGCGCCAGCACCTTGAAACCATTGCCCGGCGCTGCCGCTTTGGCCGCGGCCTCGGCCACTTGAAACACGAAGTCGAACTTCCCGGCAAAGGTGATGACGTGCAAACGTCCCAGTTTTTCGCGGCCGCTCACCCGCCGGCCGTCGAGCTGGGTGCCGTTGCGGCTGCCCAAATCTTCCAGCACGTAACAGCGCTGCGCCTCCTCCCAAAAGATGCGCGCATGCCGGTCGGAAATGACCGGCGGCTCGAGTACGATGTGATTGTCGCCGCTTTTCCCGATCAACGCTTGTTTGCCGATCGCGAAGCTGGCGCCGGCGAGCATGCCGGTCGTGCAGAACAGTCTGGCTTTCATGGCTGATCTTCCGCTGCCGCGGGGCACCGACAAGTTGCGCCAAATGGGCGAGATGTCGCCTTCTGACAAAAAGTGTTCCTGCAACGGCTTGGCCGTTGCATCAAGATTCTCTGAGTTTCCACGACGCTCGCAGTTTTGCAAACCTCGGCTCAGCCGAAGTCAGAGCATTTTCGGACGGGCGCTCATGCCCTGTCACCTTGCAGAGTATATCCGCCACCGCTGAAGAAACCGCCTGGGCGCTTGGCCCGAAGCGCGCACAAGCCGAATCAAACTCGCTCCTGTTCATGACGAAGCGCCCGGGCGGTGGTAACAGGCCATGAGTCAATCAACATACAACAGCAGGCTCGCCCGATTGGTTTTGTTCGGATGATAATAGTGGCACGTCACGCAGCGATTCGAGGTTTCCGCGGCATTGTGGCAGCCGCGGCAATTCTCGATGCCCGGCACATTCTGAATCGCGGCGCGATCGGCCGCCGCCGCGGTGGCGGTGACCGGTTCGAACATCGGGATGGCGGTGTGGCATTCCAGACAGCGCCGCTGCAGAATGTGAGCGCGATGATCGAACTCGGCGCGCCGCAAGATCTGCTGATCCTTTTGCACCCGCTGAATGGCGGCATTGGCCACCACGTGGCAGCGCTGGCAGTTGCGCGTGAGATTGTCGGCCAGGCCGAGAATCGCCTGGGCTTGCGCCGGCGAGACTTGCGCATTGGGTTGCAGGGCGGACCGGAACAGCCTGGCATCTTTCGCGGCAAACTCTTGACGGCGGATCTTGTTCTGCGCGACTTTGAGCAGGGAATCCAAGCGCACCAATTCTTTCCGCATTTCCGGTTCGGGGCGTGAGCGCAGCGCTTCGGCTTGGCGGCGCAGAGTCTGCAAGGCCTCGTCATAAACCGGCTGCAGCGCCGGCGCACCTGCTGCAGCCGGGCCGCCGGCCTTGATCAAATCCGCCAAGCCGTTTTCAGGATAAAGCAGGCGGCGCAGCGAGCGCAGATTCTCCAGGATCCAGGGGTCGGCGTGGCGCACGGGAGATTTCACCACCCGGTTGCCGGATTTGATTTGAAACTCACCCGCACTGAGATTTTTCACCCACGCCAAAGCCGGGCCGCCGCGCCGGCGCATCTCTTCGAGCAACTCGACGCCCGGCGCCGGATCACCAGGATTGCGCACGGCCAGCGCCGGGGTTTCGCTGTTGGGTTGCAGATGGCAGGCGCTGCAATGCGTGTCGAACGCGATCGGCTCGAAATGCCGGCCGTCAGGCCGGGGATTGTGGCAATACAAACACGCGCGCTCGCGATCGGTCAATTGCTCGCGTTTCGCCACTTCCGCCACGTGCCGAATGTGCGTGAAGCGCAGCGTCGAATCATCCGCCGCCGGCGGCGCGATGAAATCGAATTGCGGGTGGCTGCGATTGAACGAGCCGAATTCGTGGCAGGGCAGGCAGCGATCATCCGCGACCCCGGTGAGTTTGGCTTCGCGGCCGTCATGTTCTTGATGACAGCCGGCGCATTCCTGCTCCTGCGCGCCGGCAGTGATCCGGCGCGGATCCGCCGAACGGTAGATTTCATGCGCCGCGAAGGAATACACGCCCAGCGTGTCCCCGGTTTTCTCATGGCAGACTGAGCATTTTGCGCTGGTCGCCGTTTGAAACGGCTCGTGGCACGCGCGGCAATCGGTTTCGAACTTGGCATGGCCGGAGGAGACCGGGCCGCTGGCGATGAACTGGTTTTGCAGCAGCAACGCGTCGACGGCGTAGTAGGCCAGCACGCACAATCCGCCTAGGCCGCCGAGCGCCACCAGCACGCGCCGCGCCTCCGGCAGGACATAGCGCTGCGCCAGCGAGAGTTTGAGAGTGCCGAAAAATCCCTTGTTGCCTTCTGCCTTTGCCACGGTAATCCGATTCGTTCTGCGCCCGAGAGCAGCGTTCAATAGTACCACACGGCGAACACATGCAGCGCCACCAGCACCAGCAGCACCAGCGAAGCTGGCACGTGCAAATAGAGCCACCAGCGCAGTGCGCGCTGCAGGGTGAAATGCGCGTCGATCTCGAGTTTGGCGCGGTAATACGATTCCAGCTCGTACAGCTTGTGCTGTTCCTCCGCCGGCAGCAAGCGGCGGACATACTCGAACTTTTTGACGCGCGCCTGAATGCCGCCGGTGATGTCGAGGTAGTAGATCCAGCGCGGCTGCGGCGCGGCCAGTGCCAGCGCGATTTGGTCGCGATAGAAATCCTGCACCGGCTCGGTGCAGGTTTGCATCAGGGCCGCCGCCTTTGCGCTGATTTCCGCGATCAACTCGGGGATGCGTTCATACACCACTTCCAGCGCCAGGCCCGAGCTGAGCAGGCGCGGCAGCCATTTTTGCAGCAGCACGCCGGCCGCGCCGCTCACGGTTACCCAAATGCTCAAACTCCACATCCACCACGCCAGCCGGCCGTGCGGCAATTGAAAACCGGTGTGCATGAACACCAACACCAGAAACAGGGTGCCGCCGTAGAGATGAAACTGCAGCCAGGTTTGCGCCGCGCCCCAGCGCTGCCGCAACGCGGTCTGGGCTAACCGCCGCCGCATGCTGAACAAGGCTGCGCCCAGCATCAACACGGCGGCGGCGGTGCCGTACGATATTCCCCAAAGACTCTGCGGCGCAATGTCGCTCACCACGGCATTCACGATAAACACCAGGCCGCACGCGGCCAGCGCGATCAGGAACAGCCGCGCTTCCTTTGGAATCGCGCGCCAGAGCTGGCTCAGCCGGCGGCGCGGCGTTGGTTTCTTTTTGTCCGGTGCGAGGGATGATTTCTCCGGCATAGCTTTAAAGGTTGAATGAAGCACAAGAGGAATCGTTGCGAAGCAGGCAATCATTGAAAGCGGGAGTTCGGCAGTCCGTTTTTTTGCTGCCGCTGGCGGGCAGGGGAGCTTCCAATGCGAACTTTGCCCGGCAACACGAGGCAAAATTCAAATGCAGCGCGTTGGCGGCAGGCTCATTCACGGCTGTAACTGACCGTTTCGTAATTGAGCTTGCCGGCGGCCGTGCCTGAGCGCAAGTGTTTGAATAACTCAAACGCCTGCTCATGTAGCACGCCTATCTTCGCAAAACAGGTGCCAGCAAGTGTAAGGGCAGCGGGTGGGAAACAAAAAGCCCCGCCGGCAGCGGGGCTGGTGAGCAGCAGTCGGTTTTGATCGACAGTCTATATCGTGTCCGTCCGAAAACGCCACCGCCTGGGCGCTTCATCATGAGCATGAGCGCGCCTTATTCGGCTCAGACACATCTCAGGGCCAAGCGCCCGGGCGGTTTCCTTCTTTCTGAACGGACACTATTTCACGAGGACCAGCTTTTGCGTGGCTTGAAAACCGCCCGCAGTCATGTGCAGCAGATAGACGCCGGCGGGCAGTAACCGGCCGTTGTCATCGCGGCCCTCCCAGGAGGCTTGATGAGCGCCGGCTGGTTTTTCCGCACGCAACAGGTGGCGCACGCGCCGGCCCATCACGTCATAGATCACCAAATCAACCACGCTCAGGCGGGCGGTTTGAAACATGATGCGACCCGGCGTTGCTGCGGCGCGCAGCGGATTGGGAAAGACCTGCGCGAGCTGGAATTGCGCCGGCAGATGGCCGGCAGGCGCGTGCACCGCCGTGGTGAGCAAGTCGATTTGCCATTCGGCTGAAATGGCATGCGTGCCGTCGCTGACTTCGACGCGCACCGTGTGCCGGCCCTCGGCATAGAAGAACGCCACCCAGGCAAAATCTTGCGCGAACGAAACCGAGAAGTTATCGACAAACCAGGTGTAACTCAGCGGATCGTTGTCGGTATCGATGGCGCTGGCGGAAAAACGAATCGTATCCTGCCGGGAAGCGGCCAGCGGCGGGCTGACCGGCGGCGCGACATTGACCCAAACCGGCGGATTGTTGCCGGCGAGCGGCACATCGCGCGTGGGTTCGAGATCGAAACCGTTGAGCGGCGAAACTTCCTGCTCGGTTGGTTGGGCAACGCCGAAATAGTTGTGACTGGCTTTGATTTTCGGCGCGCTGTGCGAGCGCAGGAGCTGGCGGCCGGTGTTGCCGCCGGTGTTGCCGAAGATGTCATTGCCGCGGCCACTCTCGCCGCCGATCACCGGCAAGGCCGCGCCGGTGCAATAGATCGCGCCGCCCAGCGTGGTGGCCTCGGTGTGATTCTGTGTGATGCGGCAGCCGCTGATTTGCACGCTGGAATTATCCAGGTACATCGCCGAGCCCAGTGCCGGCGAATGGTTGTTCGCGATCGTGCAAGCCAGAATTTCGCCGCTGCTGTTCTGCAGATAAATCGCTGCGCCGCTGCCGCGATTTTGCGTGAAGCGGCATTGGCTGAGATAAAGCTGCGTGACCGCCATGCTCGCCAGCCCGGCGCCGAAGGCTGGCGTCGTGTTGTCACGCCAATGCACGCCGACCAGGCGAATGGCGCGGCTGTTCTCCAGCCGCAAACCGGCGCCGTTTTCGGCCGGCTGTTCCGCGGCGAGGCTGGCGCCCGCTGCCAGAGTGAGCTGCCGGATTTCGACGCTGTCCGCCTCGACAACTTCCAGCAGGCGGCTGGCAGCGCCGCCGTTGATGATCACACTGTCGGCATGACTGCCCGCCAGCACGACGCGGCTGGGCAAGCGCACCGGCAAAACCTCGCCGGTTGATTTGCGCGAATAAACGCCGTTGGCCAGGCTGAGGGTGAAGCGATCCCCGGGCAGCGCAACGAACAATCGCAACGCGCGGCCGAGCGTGCGCAACGGATTTTTTGCGGAGGGCGCGCGATTGTCATCCGAGCCGTTGGGCGAAAGATAGAGCGTGCGCTCGGCGCTCGGCAGAATGATGCTGGTGCGGCGAAACTCGGAGACATTGAAGCCGGCGAGGCTGCTCACCTGCGCCTCGTCCGGCCGCGCGCCGAAGAAATTGCAGCGGGCTTCGTTGGGCGTGATGCGGTTCGGGCCGGCCAGCGCTTTGCCGTTGCCCGGTGCGCGGTTGCCATAAAGATCGTTGCCGTTCTCCGGCGTGCCGCCGATCACCGCGTTGGCCTCGGCTGCGATGAAGAGAGCGCCGCCGCTCAGCGTCGCGCTGTTGTCGATGATGGTATTGCGGAAGAACTGCGCCGTCCCGCTGGCCAACGCCGCGCCGCCGCCTTGTTCCGCTTGATTGCCGGCCAGGTAGTTGGCGTGCAAGTAGGCGAGTTTCATTTTGCTGAAATAAAGACCGCCGCCGCTGGCGACAGCCTGGTTGCCGATGAATTCGCAATGGCGCAGGGCAACGCTGTCACCCTCCATATGCAGGCCGCCGCCGCGCAGTTGCGCCTGATTGCCGTCAAACTGCGTGAATTGAATCGTGGCCGGCTTGCAGCCGCGCAGCGCCAAACCGCCGCCCTGCACGGCCTCATTCTCCTGAAACCGGCAGCTATCGATCAACACCGTCGTCACCGAATCGAGCAGCACGCCGCCGCCGCGCTGCCCGCTCTTGCCGTGGCGCAGCATCATTTGCCGCAATGCCACTTGCTGCAGCTTGCGGCCTTCGAACAGGCGATGAATTCCGTCGCCGCGGATCACCGTCTGCTCGCGTCCGGCGCCGGTGAGGGTGAGATGACTTTCCAGCGCAAGCGGAAACGTTTCGCGGTTGGTGTCCGGCGCATACTGGCCGGGCAGAAGCTGCAGCGTCATCGGTGCTTCCGGTGTGCCGAAGAAAAGCTGCAGCGCCTCGGTCATGGTGCGCAGCGGCGCCTGCGGTGTGGCGCCGCTGGCCTCGTCGTCGCCGTTGGGCGAGACGTAGAGCGTGCGCGTGCCGCGCGGCAGCCGAATCGCCAGCGTGCGGTATTCCAGCAGCGAGAACTCATTCACCGGAACCGCCGTGCCGGCACCCGGCACCTCGCCCCAGAAGTTGTAACGGGCATCGACGGTCAAGCCCGGGGAAGTGCGCCACAATTGCGTGCCCTGGCCGGTCGTCGTGTTGCCGTAGAGGTCATTGCCGCGGCTGCGGCTCGCGCCGATCACCGGCTGCGAACCGCCGTCGAGCGCGATGGCGCCGCCGCCGGCCGTGGCATGATTTCGCCGAATGCGATTGCCGCTCACTTGCAGCCGCGCTTGCGCCAGGTGAAGCGCGCCGCCGGCTTCTGCGGTGTTGCCGGTGAAATCATTTTGTTCGAGCACGGCCGCGCTGCCGGAATCAGCCGCAAGGGCGCCGCCGCGCACCGCCTGGTTGTTGAGAAAAACATTCTGCACGACTTCCGTATCCTCGCCCAACAGCGCCAGCGCGCCGCCGCTGCCCGTGCTGTGATTTCCCCGAAACAGGCAGTTGGCAATGCGGTTGCCGGAACCGCCGATAATGGTGAAGCCTGCCCCGCGGCTGCCCTGATTGTTCTCCACCAGCAGTGAATCCAGCAGCAATCGTTCACAACCGCGTGCCACCAGCGCGCCCCGGCCGGCGTGGCGCAGCGTCACCGCCGTGAGGCGCGCGCCCACGACATTCATCGCTGCGACCAATTCCGACTGCAGCCAGTTCGCGCCCTCGATGAAAGTGGCCTCCTGGCCGGCGCCCAGCAGGCTGACGCGCGATTTCAAACGAATCGGGAAATTTTCGCCGGTGCTGGCAGTGCCGTAAATGCCCGGGCGCAGGTACAGGCGCATGGTATCAAGTTCAGTGGCGAAAAACTGGCTCTGCGCGTAGTTGATCGTGCGCCACGGCTGCGCGGCGCTGCCGTTGTTCTCGTCCGCGCCGGTGGGCGCAACGAAGAACGTCTTCGTGCCGAACGCCACGTTGATGGCGACATTGCGGGCATTGCCCAGATTGATCTGGGCCGTCGGTGCCGCCACTTTTTTGTCCGGCAACGCGCCCCAGAAATTGAAGCGGGCGTCGGCCGTGCTTTGTTTGTCGAGCAGAAAAAGCTGTGCCCCCTGCACGCCGCCGGTGTTTTCGTGAATGTCATTGCCAAGCTCGAATGCGCCGCCGATCACCGCGCCCACGGCATTGCTGAGCACGATGCCGCCG of the bacterium genome contains:
- a CDS encoding heme-binding protein; its protein translation is MSSLIRQNKLRREGGASWQARCLFVLFFFFALYTFVLALNGCSPRSMPMQATLPAQPPALTETDVQRLMAQAVAVAGQMNEKINVAVVDREGNVLGVFHMNGAGQAAPAAQALLGEIAKARTAAYLSSNQHGFTTLTACFITRGHFPPAASNTAAGPLFGVPFSQLATGDVQPNGAPLPPLGPPQPNPRNIPGLTSISGGVPIFKNGALAGGLGISGGSDTFVAANVNPAVAGNLLNTMFNYCQGVSRDEIIALAAVRGYEVSSDKRGDTIMLDGIQLLYANTQPPAFNFSLTFDSLAARGTVDPGFPIRPTPPPSMPMEGEVMLDAAHDYRIKGGSVLTAGEVRQIINQAVARANRTRAAIRRPLGSAARVVVAVSDVDGTLLGIWRMADATMFSFDVAAQKARSAVAFSDPNDTLGQQMRTLLGLPAGAPLAVSTRAFGFLSQRYFPPGIDLGAQPQTQPVESGPFYQNVDAQFDFTLQQTMPVRSPFVNGIQIFPGGIPLYKNGQLAGGLGVSGDGVDQDDYIAAGGALGFEAPPALRTDQYAYRNVKLPYLKFPRQPELP
- a CDS encoding FHA domain-containing protein, which translates into the protein MKARLFCTTGMLAGASFAIGKQALIGKSGDNHIVLEPPVISDRHARIFWEEAQRCYVLEDLGSRNGTQLDGRRVSGREKLGRLHVITFAGKFDFVFQVAEAAAKAAAPGNGFKVLAQKPSSPAPSRPAFAKGKTTKRRRRSSIGRTLIEAVPVTLGELPFAAAAPEKTRVEAPVAAGRTALLLEVQKAGGEVQNFPLAAGENLVGRAPDCTVCIDDPSISRRHAVLIVKSNTVSVRDLDSRNHTFVGREAIARETEVALPAALRFGTVAARLLSAVSAANSRLPDAGGR
- a CDS encoding cytochrome c family protein translates to MAKAEGNKGFFGTLKLSLAQRYVLPEARRVLVALGGLGGLCVLAYYAVDALLLQNQFIASGPVSSGHAKFETDCRACHEPFQTATSAKCSVCHEKTGDTLGVYSFAAHEIYRSADPRRITAGAQEQECAGCHQEHDGREAKLTGVADDRCLPCHEFGSFNRSHPQFDFIAPPAADDSTLRFTHIRHVAEVAKREQLTDRERACLYCHNPRPDGRHFEPIAFDTHCSACHLQPNSETPALAVRNPGDPAPGVELLEEMRRRGGPALAWVKNLSAGEFQIKSGNRVVKSPVRHADPWILENLRSLRRLLYPENGLADLIKAGGPAAAGAPALQPVYDEALQTLRRQAEALRSRPEPEMRKELVRLDSLLKVAQNKIRRQEFAAKDARLFRSALQPNAQVSPAQAQAILGLADNLTRNCQRCHVVANAAIQRVQKDQQILRRAEFDHRAHILQRRCLECHTAIPMFEPVTATAAAADRAAIQNVPGIENCRGCHNAAETSNRCVTCHYYHPNKTNRASLLLYVD